The sequence below is a genomic window from Tubulanus polymorphus chromosome 1, tnTubPoly1.2, whole genome shotgun sequence.
GCTGCTTCCGACGCAATCTAAGATCTGTAGTCTCTCTTTGAAGACCTTGTCGATCTCTCAAAATCTGCATGAATTGTTCCACATCGCGACCGGGCTGCTTTTTAGCGCGTTTCCTCTCGTGTCTATTAGTTTGCTGCATATTGAAACGACTATTTTCCCGCATTATTCCCATGTTTAATAAACTTTCTTCGCGTTTTAGAGGCAAATGTATTCGACTACCCTCACGATTTAACGGACccaaattcaatttactattTTCTCGATTGAGATACAAGCGGCTGTTCTCGCGATGTAAATATAATTTGCTTTTTTCTCGATTTAGCCATAGTCGACTATTTTCTCTGCCTATTCCACGCGGTGCATCCCCTGGATCCATACTCTGTGATTGGTAATGGCTATTGTCCCCGTACCCATTACTATAATCCGATCCTATTTGATTATCGCTCCTCCCAGGCATGGATACCTACAGTTCCTGGTCACACCCTCTCTGTCGTGACAACTGCACTGCTTTCATAGGTCGATtctcttttttcaatttccgCTCGTTGCTTCCCTGGAGACGGTCGTTGTGCAAACAACCAAGCTAGAATTCacctaaaaataaaatagaacaCTGCatcataaataaaactaacaaCCGACGCCACATTGGGAAATCAATTTTACCACATCTAAAAAAAGTATCAAAATCGTCAACACGCAcgtatacatacatatacatatacttcaaaaatatcaaacaggaATAACTTTACGAATAATCTGTTCACAACTTGACGTAAAATAAgctttaaatgaaaatctagaaTCAGATACAAAATAAGAAGTGATCTCAAATCGAAAATAGATCAaggtttttagaaaattaccGCGACCAAAAATTACACACCAAACTATGTCATGTATTGTACGTTCGTGACGTTTTCTCATTAAGCGATGAAGTAAATGCTTTGACATTTGAGACGAATATTGAGCAAGTCACTTTGAGTTCTAATGTTTGTGTACGCACTTCCCAATATTTGCGCTGTTTAGGTAAATTAGCTGAGTAAACAAGTTGGCAGAGCTGGCTAAATGATAAACAGTTCCCAGATTACGCGACTTCACTGCTTCTGACATTTTCGCGCTGTATTGTTCGACTGAAGGCGAAAATATCGGATAGTTAGCACCACCACCGAAGTGCGATGACACATGCCACAATTTAGACCACTATCACCTCTATCTCTTTAATTAGCAGTGTAATTTTCACTTCCAACCTGACCATTCACGATGTTATACGAACAAAATATAAGAATGACTTGTATATCCATTACACTAAtagaaaactgaaatattGAAGCCGTAGGCGAAAGAACGTCGTCGACCGATCTTGCTATGGTTACATTTCAAAACCCCCGAGATATTTTACAGCTTTCACATTGACAAtccaaataaaaataattcaaacgtATACGCATTCAGAAACTGAAtccttgaaatatgaatattgcgTCCAACGAATATATCGATCCTTTCAAAAACACATGAAAATGCCCTATTTGCGACCTGTGAAATGtgtatttaacagaatgtcaACAAAGGGACGATTTGCCCTTTTTTCAATGCAAACTATCAAATTACCAGTTTTTTTCTATACATCttaaaaaatgacattttgaacTTGGTGAACAAAGTTCACAGGCAGAGTTTCTCAAGGGCGATAAATATCGAAAGGTTTTCCGAGAATTGTTTGCGTGAATAAATGTACTATGATAAACTACAAATTAGTTATGCTTATTCAATACGGCTGTGGAGTTTAGTTTATTACGTTATAActggaaatgaaattattcgcAGTAAGAATGATGACTTTCTACTTTCGGTTCCCATAGACTAGAAAAGAAGAATGGAAAGAAGACCCAGATATGAATGAACACGGGAATGTATATCAGATGGGTAATTTGGCAGTTTTAATAGCCGCCCATTGCTCGAACATTATCCTTTCTTGAActcttttttctttgaaagaaTTTTCACTGACAAGCTTCAAAAACCTTTTTACGTCGATTCAGTTGACATAATAAACTACGTTTTAATACACGGCTGCGTGCATGCGCAGTGGTTTCCACAAAAGAGTTATTCGGATAATTATTCAGGAGCCACAATACTTGCTTTTACTATCATGACGACTCGAATTGTGTGTTCGAATGAATGTTTTGACTTTgaatttataagcaacaacCTTTAGTCCGTGCGAAGCAGACCGGtcttaaatcatcaaataCCTTTTATACGTGTCAAGCTGATTTTTTTCGCACCGTTTTGCACATTTCCAACACGCAAATTCGTGACAAATATTATTGTACAGACAGTAATGTTCAGGACCAGGCCCGTGCCGAGTGGGGGTTTGGGAACCCCCTAACATTTTCAAAGTGCccttcaaagtcaatttttcgaaatttgaatacaattttcatcttttttatcattttgggAAATGAAAAGCAATCCATTCTCAAATTATCTATCCAGGTACCCGGGCACTTCATATTTAAGGTCTGTCCTTTTTCTATAGGGAAATGCCCGTTTTCACGTCGAAAAAGTGCCatatttcttgaaatagaactgcccctcGGCAAAGCTCGGCACGGGCCCGAGGACAGCGAAATAACCTGAGAAATCACATAACGCGTATCGACTCAGAAAAGTATATTAAATCATTGACCAAATCGAATATCAACTGGTTCAGCTGAAAAACATTCGGCCCATATCAATTCACGactttgtttataaattgatTGTAAAAACCAACATCTCTGATCGATATCAATAACTCTGTAGCTACTGCATAGATAAATAGTAGAACATACCTGTATATATTTACCAAAATCAAACGAACACGTCCACGTATACCATAAATATGAGTGAATCCATTTCTTTTTATCCGTATTTGAATCCAATTTattgaacaatacgttgaatTCGCCATATTTTTGTATCATAACGGTATTTTTAGACGGAATTTTCTGACTCTTTGGAAGTAAACACTAAAATATACTCCTGCgctattgataatatttggaGTTCAACTGTCTATCATTTTACCGAGAAGTGACGGCCaggaatatttgttgattaataCGAAACCTGTTCATTAGATTAGAGACTCACTGGAAATCTATTTCAGTATTTACTCATACTTATTTACACCAGTAGCGTGTTGTCCATTTACCTAATACGATCTCAATTACCACTACAATACATCAAAGTGATAGAACATCACAAGTCAATAATCAAACGGAAATCTTATTTACAGAAATGATAGCAAATTTGACTTTTGATCTAATAGAAAGATGAGCTCTAGGTTGTTCTTTTGAAATAAGATACGATAAAAGTTTTAATCGAAATGGTGTTGTTCAATATGTGATAGCCCAGCCTACGCGGCCACCATGAATAAGTTTAGGCCACTTTCAGTTACTTAACAGTGATGGAGCGTAGTTTGAAGAGgttgatcaattttatttctatggTTCCAGACGGTATTTGTTATAAACAATGATTagttatatcattttcatagcTGTGACGTCATACGCAGACGTTTTATAGCGTTTTATTGACAGGTTGATGAGTTATGGGTAATTCATATTCCAAGGAGCACTCTCGCGTATTTTCAACACGTCTGGGTGAAGTTTATTGccttgtatttcatataatatttttctcatGGGATTTGTCTCCAGGCTTGAAGCCATAAAGTATGCATTTACCTTATCGTACCAAAACTAAAACCTGTATTTTTTCGACTCAACTCATTCCATATCCCCctcaaaaaaaaacaattgtgTCGATCAATTTGAATACTTTGCAGCCCATGTTCAGGCCCTGCTTTGATCGACATCATTTCGAAAGCTATATACTTGACTAGTTTACATTTTTCATACGTTTCACGTCGATACTGAAATATTCATGTTCACCCTCTCACCACTGAACAAATACTAATTACCTCATAAAATACGTGAATTGATGGTATTGAAGCTTCGATGAAATTGAAACCGAATCAGAGAAGCAGTTTTTAGGTAAGGCTTGTGACTCACATTATTGCAAATGATCATAATGACATGATTTTAGTTCActtattttcaatcatattttcaaagaatattTCATTGGCTGTTCCTCCGATGGATAATATATATCATTAGTTTCCTAATTGGTTATACCTAATAATTGGATCTGGTTCTAGTATATAGCACAGGTCGAAACAACCCGTATTTTTGACACGTCTGTAAATAACGTCAACAACATTAATCTAGCAACCAAAAATTCGTTACAAAaattctaatttattttctattctgTGGTGATTGTTATTCATTGATTATCCACCTACGCCAATTTGCTGCAGGTCGATATTGAATCTAATCCTTCTTTTCTATCGATACGTTCTAACCTTATTTATAGCAACCGTAGTTGGTTTGGAAAAAGCTGTCAAGAGATTAAGCCACATATCGACTGAAGGTCGCTCTGGGTGCAGATTTATTGATGGATTAATCGTGTTTTTTTAAAGCAAAGCAACAGAACTAGAACACCATGATTCCCATGATTTTGCCACAAAGAAACGTGTACACATatgtatgatatattttgaagCATAGCCTGCAATGCGCATGATCCGTTTGtaattatgaattattaatgTTCTTTCGAAAAATATCGACCgtaaaaaacaagaaatattACAACATCAGATTCAAAAGTTTCACATTTCCCACACGGGTTGTCAgtatttttcatgtttatatTGGAAACGACGAATATTATATCGAAAGATACGGAATCACATCAACATTCTATGCAGACGATGTTAGTCTGGTGTAACGCATTAAGCAGATGCGGACTGGGACCTAGGCAATATCGGTTGACAACGTCAGGCTTGATGATGAACAAACCTACTAAAACCCTAGCATTGTGTTTTAATCatacaaaattacaatatcTCGTTATGAAATTAGTGATATATCATAGGGGCCATATCATATACTAATGCCATAAAATGCTTTATTTTTACGAGTACTACTTACTTTCCGTTACCAATGACGAGCTGTTGTGTTGGAAATAGCGGCGGCGTCCATAAAGCAGCAACGCAAACACGAATCTCGTACTCGAGCAAGTCTCGCTGCCTACACGTCTCCGATCTATATCAACGATTTTCAGTACCGGCGCTCGTCGCTACAATGGAATCCATTAAAGACCCTCTGGGTCtgatttctttatttaatttttggCTTTAAGAAGACGACCCACTTTCATTTAAACTCGCTAGCTGTCACTGATATATTGAATTCTTCGGGCCGTTTGTGACAGCTATTCATATACACCAGGTTTAAAAAACAGCCTAGCGCTACTTTCCTTACAAACAACCATGTACATAGAGCCAAACGCTTTCATTCTCACACTTTCTccaatttctatttatttcttgtgCCTATAATCAGGTGTCTGCATTTTACATAGTTGAGAAGTTTAGAAATATACGCATGTACACTTTCTCCAAGAGCTCTAACAGGAAAAACATAGGGATGTAACGTATGCATCTCTTTTTTCATGAACTTTTGAATCAATGTATAAGAATGCGTAATGTACGTAAATATGTTTGATAGATTTTGTTCTCGGTTTCATGAGGAATTCGGAATAAATAAACAAGATAAATATAAACGTTTCTCACAATCAATAACATAGAAGAAACAGGCTTCACGACAAAAGAGTCGCTTTTAAGTAAACATATCCAGAGTAGTCGATGACACGTTTTTTCAGCTCGGTAATTTATGCGTTAATTAAATTTCCATTAAACCTCGAGACGAACTCGAATTAACGGGCGCTCTCCTGAGAATCGAGAATTTTCTCATGAGTGTTATACAAATGCATATTTCTTTTAAATCgctattttgaataaaacaaaaatatgcgGGATCATTCCGAAGTGTTCTTGTCACGAAATATTGGAATTTCGAAATATGAGAAAAACTTTACCCGAGTTGCCACCAAATATGGCAATCATTAGCAAGAAATCAAGAGTTACGTACAGGAAATCTTTTAGCGATTTCTAGAGCCTAATTTAAGAATCGTCATAATTTCTTTCTAACCAGACgaattattctttattttatgaaatgatTATAATTGACCCACACAAAAATGCACTTCATATTTATCGGTCTAGCAGAGTACTTGATTCGAGAAAGCCTATCTATGTCTGACTACTTCTGGACGGCGATAGTGATTGAAAGGTCATTTCAAGGtgatatatttatcatttaaagGAAATAACAGTTATTGaaagataaaatgaaatatctattcGTTCTTCACCTAATTCAAAGTGCTTTTCGATAAACTTTATACAACGACTCATATTGGAAATAATACACAAGAACATCCTTGCGAGAAGTTACTTAAATCTAACTATTAAGAGCCGTCTTCAAATTAGGTACAACCTGTATTGGTAGAAACACGGATTTATGACAATATCTTAAAATCACTTTGCACCTTCTATCAAAAGGGCTTCTATCCAGAAAATGTgcgaaaatataataagtcgGTTTGTAGAATATAGGGTCACAATAAGTCAGAGAACTGTTGTTACAAACAATTATACAAGATAATTTTTTAGATCAAAGTTCAATGATTATGCTTATTTGTACCGGATATTTTTCCAGAATTTTTACTGCGCCagactatattctaaattgGCAGACGACCACATaatctttcatttcattagCATCTGTCGGATAAGGTAGGATATCCGTGAACGGGAAACTAAACTTCTCCAGTTTAGTTCAATTACTGGTAATAGTAATCAAAGCGATAAGGTTTGATGAgttttgatgatatttcagtGCGAAATGAAGTTTTTGCTCGGTTTTCTTATGCTGGTCGGTGTGCAAGGATGGATGTTTCAGACGAATGATGAACAACAAGCCGTCAAACGTAAGATATCTAGTATACaccttttttgaaatattcaaaattcacgggaaaatgattttctaaaattacgATTCCCTACTATTAATTTTCAGCTGTTGATGATTCTTGTCTAGCGAAAGCTGACGCTCTAAACTGCGATTTTTGGGATTGTTTTGAAGAGCGACACCCATGCAGTGGATTTATCATCAATAGGGCCAAGTCGAATTGTCTTACAGTCGATCGAAACCGACCACGATTCGACGACAGGGTAAAGGACATCTCGATGCAATAAATCACATGCTGTGCTCCTATTATTACACAGTTTTTCTTAATATTATAGGGGAAGGAATTCTTGGTGTCAAGTCGTCGGTGTCTAATGCAGTCATTCAAAGGATTATATCTAGCAGATCATTTGAGCTGTAGTAATTTATCTAGTTACGGTTACAAACGAATCGGCGATTGCTCGTTAGAAGCGACTCCCAGTATCTGTGACGTGTACTGGCCAAATAAAGACCATTTCACACAAGGATTCGATTTTAATCTGACGTAAGttgatttcaaattgttcatTAGCAAATCTGGGATCTGGGATCTACATCATGTTCAAAATTGAGTTTATCTTTTCCTTCATtgtaatatctatatatcgtTTGTCATATTCCAGTGTACTGAGACATATTGCTAAGATGTTTATGAAGTGTGGCCGATCCGCCGCAGCACGAGCGATTCAACATTTCACATCAAAAGTTGGTTTGTCGTaataaatcaaacaaattttttttctgcgtcTGTAAAATTTTTAATATTGTCTCACTACTCGtgataaagaaatatattctaGTAATAACAAATACGGTAATTCGTTCAGCGTTAGATGTAAGGCAAACAACTTCCTTTTCCAAGAACTGCGGAGTGATAAGTATCACATCTTTATCTGTGCCAAAAACAGAACGAGAGCGCGGTCAAAAGGTTTCGTAAACAACTGAAAAACCAATACGAAGTGCGCAATAAATGACCTTTATCGCAGGCTATTGTTATCGGAAGGAACTTCATTTCAGTTCGTGATTTTGATATACGAACTGATATAATCTCGATCGAGCATCGATATGTCGCATTTTGGAGTTTTATTTTTGTGTTTTATTTCGGTGGTTTTTGTCACAACCGTGAATGGGACGCCACGGTTGATGCCACATACCCGTAAGTATAATCACCTATACTTTGCTTACGATGTCATTAATATGAATTCTAGTATAAGTATCGAGATCCAGGttcataattttctttcaGCCCTCAACCAAACATGCGTGCAATTAGGTGCAAACTACAAATGCGAGTTTTGGGACTGCTTAGAAAGACGATTTCCATGTCATCAATTCGTTTTCAAACGTGCAATGGGCGATTGTAAGATGTTCGATCTTAAACGATTCATGTTTAATGAAGGGGTACGTGTGTTGTTTAAATCGACGTTAATCTCGAGATAAATGATGGAAGCCATGGCGCAAAATAAATGGGGCgctgatttttttcattttcagggaaAGCAATTTCTGGATGCGAGTCGTAAATGTTTAATGGATCAGTTTCATGAGATCTACCGGCGAAGTGACGTCAGTTGTGATGAAGTTTCTGAATTTGGGTACAACACAATCAGTCACTGTTCGTTGGTATCGAGGCCGAACATCTGTCAGGTTTTCTGGCCGAACAGACATCATTTCACCCAAGGATTTCAAGTAG
It includes:
- the LOC141912509 gene encoding uncharacterized protein LOC141912509 codes for the protein MSHFGVLFLCFISVVFVTTVNGTPRLMPHTPLNQTCVQLGANYKCEFWDCLERRFPCHQFVFKRAMGDCKMFDLKRFMFNEGGKQFLDASRKCLMDQFHEIYRRSDVSCDEVSEFGYNTISHCSLVSRPNICQVFWPNRHHFTQGFQVDFQEMQRIMRVFMKCGSVTSLQAIGHLMSTLGSSVRS
- the LOC141912517 gene encoding uncharacterized protein LOC141912517; this translates as MKFLLGFLMLVGVQGWMFQTNDEQQAVKPVDDSCLAKADALNCDFWDCFEERHPCSGFIINRAKSNCLTVDRNRPRFDDRGKEFLVSSRRCLMQSFKGLYLADHLSCSNLSSYGYKRIGDCSLEATPSICDVYWPNKDHFTQGFDFNLTVLRHIAKMFMKCGRSAAARAIQHFTSKVGLS